The following DNA comes from Anaerostipes rhamnosivorans.
AGGATTATTGTAAAGAGCAGCCCCTGTGGAATAGCGGTCACTGACGGAAGAGTGGCTGCGGTTGATCTACACAATAATTTTCTATATACAGGAGTACCAGGAAAGCCTGAGAGTCAGATCCGTTTTGTGGTCACAGAAGACACTGCGCTCCTAGACCGCTGGGGCAGCAGGATCCGGCTGCGGGACTTAAGGCAGGGCGACCGGGTGCGCGTAGAGCATGCTGATTTTATGACTGCCAGTATCCCTCCTCAGACAAACGCATTTATGATCCAGAGATATTAAAAACTTACCAAACAGACAGCAGACCGCTGTCTGTTTCCTCTTTTTCTGGGCAAAAACCAGAGATCAGTGTTATAATAAAAAGACTACGGAAAGGAGACCGGGGTATGCGGACAAGAAAAGAAGTGATTGAATTTTGCAAGTCCCTGAAGCAGGTTTACGAGGACTATCCGTTTCATGACAGCAACTGGACGCTGATGCGGCATGAGGCAAATAAAAAGACATTTGCTTTTATCTTTGAACGGGAAGGGCATATTTGGGTCAATATAAAGTGTGATCCGGAGTGGATCTTGGTATGGAGAGAGACTTACGATTCTATTGTGCCGGCCTATCATATGAATAAAAAGTATTGGAATTCCATCATCCTTGACGGTTCCGTACCGGACGAAGATATAAAACGGATGATTGGGGAGAGCTATGATTTGATCAGAGCGAACATAAGGAGGCAGAAATGAATACAAGAGAAGCGATAAACCAGAGATGTTCTAGAAGAACCTATCTTCCGGAATACCTAAGGGAAAAAGACGCCAAGCCCTTGTTTCAGATGATTCGGGAGATCAACACGGAACAGGGACTTCATTTGCAGCTCATCACAGATGAGGGCAACATATCAAAAATAAAAATGAGCTATGGCATGTTCAAAAATGTTCATGGTTTTATTGCGATGGCTGGGAAAAAGGATGATCCGGACCTGAAGGAGAAACTGGGCTATTTTGGTGAGAAGCTGGTGCTGCTGGCTACGGCTGCCGGTCTTGGGACGTGCTGGGTCGGAGGTACATACAAAAAGGAGAGCTGTGTATGCAGTCTGGAGCGGGATGAGAGCCTGGAGGCGGTCATCACCATAGGATATGTGGAAACAGATAAAAGGACCAAAGAAAAGATGATCTCATCCTTTGTTAAGAAAAAGGGAAAAAAAGCAGAACAGATGCTTAAAGCGGATGAGAAGGTACCAGACTGGATCATGAAGGGAATGGAGGCTGTGGTAAAGGCGCCTTCCGCTATGAATAGACAGCCCGTAGAATTTCTTTGGCAGGATGGGAAGCTGAGAGCCTGCGTGGAAGTAAATAATGGTTTTGAGGAGATCGATATGGGTATCGCCAAGCTTCATTTTGAGCTGGGAACAGGAAAAGCAGGTTACTGGGAATTAGGAAACGGAGCGGAATTCCGTTGTATCTAAGTATTTAAAACAGGATGGATGAAAGATGAGCCAGATTAAATTTTCAACACTATGTTATATAGAACAGGATGATCAATATCTGATGCTGCACCGGACAGTGAAAAA
Coding sequences within:
- a CDS encoding MmcQ/YjbR family DNA-binding protein; protein product: MRTRKEVIEFCKSLKQVYEDYPFHDSNWTLMRHEANKKTFAFIFEREGHIWVNIKCDPEWILVWRETYDSIVPAYHMNKKYWNSIILDGSVPDEDIKRMIGESYDLIRANIRRQK
- a CDS encoding nitroreductase family protein produces the protein MNTREAINQRCSRRTYLPEYLREKDAKPLFQMIREINTEQGLHLQLITDEGNISKIKMSYGMFKNVHGFIAMAGKKDDPDLKEKLGYFGEKLVLLATAAGLGTCWVGGTYKKESCVCSLERDESLEAVITIGYVETDKRTKEKMISSFVKKKGKKAEQMLKADEKVPDWIMKGMEAVVKAPSAMNRQPVEFLWQDGKLRACVEVNNGFEEIDMGIAKLHFELGTGKAGYWELGNGAEFRCI